In Anopheles arabiensis isolate DONGOLA chromosome 2, AaraD3, whole genome shotgun sequence, the genomic window GAAGAGCAACAGCACCATTACCGCAGCGCTGCCACCTCACCATTCCAGTCCGTGCAGCTCACGATCGGCAGCGCTGCTACGGATCATCGTGATCGGGATGGGGTGGAGACCGCACACTAcaccactgctgctggtgctggtgctcaCGCGCGCTCTCATTCGCTGCATCACGTGTCGCATCCGGTGCAGGTCGGGATGTCTCCAGCGCCGGcccacagcagcagtagcagcagcaacagcaacacgaTCGGCAGTGGAGCTTCGTCAGCATCAGTGTCGGGTGGTGGTGTCGCTGGTGGTGGTCCTCCCAGCAGCTCAGTATTAAGGACGCTCAGTCCGGACGATCTGCGCATCGCGAACCGCAGTTACGACAACGAGAGTGACGACGAAGTGCGCAGCAGTTTTCCCATGGAAGGAGGTACCGACGTCGTTTTTATGCCTTTGATTTCCCCAACTCATACATAGTTCACCTCTCACCCACTATTTCACTTGCAGAAGCGGAAAAATACTCAGGTAGCAGCAAGCGAAGCAGTATGCAAAGCCGTGGAAGTACCTCAAGCTTACTGGACCAACGAAGTACACCTCGATCTCAACCTGCAACCCCAAGGTACTTGTTGTGGCGGTATTGCCACGTCACGTGTTTAGTTAAGGTATTGTAATTCATTCGATTGTTGTCATTCAGATCTCAAGCGGCCACACCGCACCGGTTCAAGAAGGGCGACGTCGTTTCCACGCCCACCGGCATACGGAAGAAGTTTAACGGCAAGCAGTGGCGCAGGCTGTGCTCGAACGAAACCTGTTCGAAGGAATCTCAACGACGAGGCTACTGCTCGCGGCATCTCAGCCAGAAGGGTAGCAATGCGCTCCGGTCGTCCACCAGCTCGGTGACGAATCATTTCAACAGGTAATGGCTGCTGTTGAAAGCTTGAAAAAAGGAGCTATATGGGTCGTTTGGCGATGAGTTAAAATTGATACTCAACTCTTTCCTGTTTCGTTCCTTACAGTAGTCGATCGAGCAGCAAAACACAGCTAGACGAGGAAACATCTAGAGATTCGGAAACTTCACCCCATTACCGTGTGGCGGGACGGTTCGATCAGGACGAAACGGATGCGGCCAATATGCTGGGTAAGTTGAAATACTGTTTTCCGCGTCAGATACCAATGGCAATAGCAAATATATGAAATCAGTTGGAAAACATCCAACTAGCGGCGAATACTGATGTTCTTACTGGAAACTCACATGGCAAGCAGTGTAATGtacagtcattatccgatatacgctatcgtacgggaccgagcgcaatagcgtatctcgagttttcgcgtatagcggattcctatggaaaaagAGTTTATAGTACcggttcgagggttgaaaaatatcgccaAAGAGTTTTGCATTCTagatttttgttataaaacaggtatcttttgcacaaatttagCGCAAAATGCATTAAGAACATTaaggaaattcaaaaagagcataaaatatttcaaaaaatcaaaatatttgcaaaaaacacatggagctgtcaaatttagaggaatcgcgtactgcgaattcacgtatatcgagtatcgcgtactgcggataattgctgtatCAGCACTTGATTATTTTAATGGgattttttattgtaaaagaaaaaaataagtagATACTTTTACCGCGTATGTGGAATTTCGCGGTtttctagtgttttttttttttcgtctgtaACTTATAGTTAAAAtgtaatgaataattttggCTGAAGTAAGTGGCCTTAGTCACtacattaattatttcattttcttttttgaatGAATTCAAGAATTTGCGTTTACAGGGTCTTTCCAGgattctcatagttgtgggactttgccttgactctttcttatcgGAAATGAACTTCATTTGATGGAAAGTGGACTaaggcaccctttttggataGACTCCTTGTAAATTCctatttcatttgtttcacgCAACAAGGAgtaaataaagtgtcccactgCTATGAGAACTcgtggtaaaccctgtaacgactgatgtgtcaaatcaatGCAATTTTTGCTCAGAGAACTGTCAAATATAGACACCCGCATATTTCGGGAACCACCTGTTatatactttaaaaaaaatcaaaccgaGTTCAAATGTTTTACTTGACGATCCCTGACAAACTGCTTCGAAATTGACCAGGGCAGTTTCTTGGAACGGAAAGCATCATATCATTGAAGAACAGTGTCCCTGCGGTGATGATAGGCGAAAATACCTCGTTCTGCGTGATTTACAAccgaaattaaatttcaacacatttttcagAACTGAAATAAAACACTCCATTCACTGCACAAGATTCACGTTCTTagaagaggagaaaaaaagcacactcaaAAGTTCAGTGATTAGTTCAGGTGATCGTAATTAATCGCCTTCGCTGGAAAATACATCCGCCACCAATATACACAACCACGAGCACGAATAACGCGAATGAAGTGGTAGCCTTTCCGTCCGCAAGGCGCGCCTATCCGTTCTCGCACTGGGCGTTTGcgcaacaccaacacacacgcacacgcagccAGTCGGACGAACGCTGATCGTTGAATAAACAATCAGTCAAAACGGACAATGGGCTCGAgattgtgtgggtgtgtgtgtgtgtgtgtaaattgtCGTCCACTAGTAGACGCATGCAGGCGCACGGGCGCAAATTTCCAAGAAGGACTTTATTGGCATTTACACACCCGTTGAGCACGGGAGTacacgagagagaaagaaagtttAGTCAAATCGGTACGCCCGCCGGCAGGAATAGTTTTCAAGTGAAAGTCATCCAGCTTCCTTTCGGGCGTTTTGTGTCGTTGTGAAGGCGTAATTCTAAAAATATCTGTATGCTTAAATTAGTCGCTCTAGGCGCGGTTGTGCTGCTAATGTTGGTTGCGAAAGTTTCAGTGCGAAAAGTATGAACTTTATGAACATGAACATGTACGATCTGCAAAGTGGTGCCGAACTGTACATTAAGTGTTTGCGTAAGTGTTGCTTGCACAATCTTAATTCTTCGTGGTGGGTTTTTCTTACGCTGGCAATCGGATAAGACTAGGATAGTCAGTTAAttctttgtttcattgcgTTCATAGCAAATACCCCAGCATCGATCCACTGAAACGATCGCCATCTTGTTAAGTCAGACTTCGTTTTCTGTGTGTGGGGAGCATGTGTATGAGTgaggtttatttgttttatcaaaCACTGATATGTCCAGGAGTGATTGTTACCGTTAGGTTTTCAATTATTATACACATTACCATTGGAAAATAGTCTTTTTTGTATTAGGAGAACTGTTCTATCATGAGAACTACTACCATCCAACTAACATGCGGTTCCGTTGATGGttcctctctttttctctttctccaaCACAGTATCACTTAGCAGTTCCCGCTCAGCGACACCGAGCAATTCGTTCTCCTCGCCAACCGGGCACGGATCGTCCCCGCTGGCAACACAATCGCCGGTAATGATTGGCAACCGGCAGAACCTGTTTCTGCCGATCGGCAGCCCGGCACCGTCCAACGATCCGCACGGCAGTATCGGCAGTGGCGGCAGCAACAAGTACAAAACGAATACTCCGAGCCCGAGCCCAGCGCACGTCATTGGCGGCGGTATCGGCATCGTTGGTAGTGGCGGGCCTGCTGGCAGCGgccatcaccatcagctgATTCGACCGGAGTCGCTGCGGCCAACGCAACCGGCGAGCAGTGGTGCCGGCGCTGCGCCACCACCGACCGGTCACGCGACCAGCGTTATACGTATGTCGCCCCTGTACTCCCAGCATTCGGCCCATCCGTCGGCGATTTACGCCAGCTATCCTGTACATGTGGCAGGCGGTGGAGGTAGCTCATCGGCGGCACAAACGATTAACGCTTCTTCACAGCAACAGACTGTAAGTGTGGAAGCTGTATCGTCTAATGGCGTTGcacaacaccaacagcagcagcagcatcaccagcagccgtcgcaacatcaacagcagctacatcagcaacagcaagagctgcagcaacagcaggaacCGCAAGAGCAACCTCACGCGCTGGTAACGACCAGTCGATCGCAACCGATCTCCGGTCCGGCACAGCACGTTGCGCAATCAGCGTCGCCGGCCGCCCTCCACCATCATACGATcatacaacaacagcagcaacagcaacagcaacaactgtCACAGACGACCtcccaacaacagcacacagtGTTATTAACCAGTCAACATCAGCAATCCTTAACCGTGCCAAAAAACGGCATTAGCACGGGTTCCACCTATCAATGGCATGCATTGCTTCCGATCATAAACAGTCCGTCGGCGATCGCCAAGAGCAACCTCCATCCACATCATCAACACCACCACTACGCGCACATGGCGCACTCGCAGGCCTACGGACCAGCTGCTGCCGCAGCAAACACCGCTGCTGGCCCACCATCATCAGCGGCAACGACGGCGGCGGTTGCCTCGCAGCAACCATCGCCGATTGGAAGCTCCTCCGCAACGACAGCCAAGCCGTCGTCGGCGGGCGCATCCTCGATGGTCATCGTGCCGTCGAAGGTGTACTCGCCTACGCCACCGCCTCCTCAGTCAGCCGCCGGGGAGGAGATGGTTTcgatcgacgacgacgaccaggGAGACGATGATGTCTTTGAAGCAGAGCCCGTGAAAACAGCAGTACCCAGCACGAAGAACTCTACCGCACAAGGTGGAGCAGGAGAGCAGACAAGCAACCGGTATGCGGCCGGTAACGGTAATaatggtagtggtggtggtggtgccggaaGCCATCAACTGTTGCGCGGCATGGACATAGAAGCACCGGTCACGGTCACGAACAGTAAGACAAGTTCGGCCGAGAGTGCCGAATCGATCGCAAAGCGACGAACGCAATCATGCAGTGCAGCGCTGcaggccgccgccgctgcagcgaacggtggcagcagtggcggtgccggtggtggcggAAGTGGCAGCGGTACGCCGAAGGAACCGCAGAGTCCGCTGAGCAACAAGAAGGACGCTAAAATACGGCGCCCGATGAACGCGTTCATGATTTTCTCCAAGCGCCACCGGGCGCTGGTCCACCAGAAGCATCCGAACCAGGACAACCGAACGGTGAGCAAGATCCTGGGCGAATGGTGGTACGCACTGAAGCCGGAAGAGAAAACCAAATACCACGAGCTGGCGAGCGAGGTGAAGGAGGCACACTTTAAGGCACACCCGGAGTGGAAGTGGTGCTCGAAGGATCGCCGAAAATCATCCTCCTCAGCGAAGGAGGGGATGGTTGGTGGCGGCGTGCCTGCGTCCGGCAGTGGGCCGGGCGGGTTAGCATCAGCGGGAGGTAACAGTGGCCGGGGCCGCATGGATTCTTTCGACGGGAACGATTCGTTCGACGAACGAAGCCCCAAAACGCCGTCCGACGTGGCAATGCCTTCCGTTGGGGGAGGAACGTCGACCGGGGGCGGTAACGGAAGCCAGGCGAACGATATCATTCCACTGACCGTTGCACCGTACAACACAATTGACGAAACACCCGAACCAGCGTCcggtgtgatgatgatgctgccaCCGACAACGACGGCCAACCACGGATCCGTGGCTTCGTGCAACACTGGCAGCCAACATAATCCGGAACCGATGGTTGTCGATGCGGCAAGCCGCTCCTCCTCGCCGTCCCACCAACGGTACGCCGAGCCGGAGGGACGGGAAAAGAACGACGAACGGATGGATATATCCATTACCGATGAGCAGATGGACGAGGGGGGTGATGTTGCTGAAGACGATCAGCCGATGACGATCGCGGACGACGAGTCGGTACCGCGAAAGGCACCACCGTCCGCGCAATCATCGAACGATGTGGCGGAGCTCGATCTGAAATGTGCCGAAAAGGTAAGCGACTCGGATGTGGAAGACATCTCCGGCAACGCCAAGGGCAAACAAAACCATGGGGAGATGAGCTCGTCTCAATTTACTGCTAGTTCTTCCACCAAGGTACGATCAAGTGTAATCGATGGGGCGTGTTgtgtttccgttttaagttgttCTCTCCTTTCTGTTTGCGGGCATTTTTGGCGTGAGATTGTCTCTATTTGTTTTTAGCTTATCAGCCATGATTCGAGAGTTTTGTATAACCCTGCTACATCGactttgttttgaatttgtttacaGGTTTCACAATCGACGGTTTCAAACGACTACCATCACGGCAGCAATGGGGATGTAGCGACAGATTACTCCATAAAAACACTGACGACGGCAGGCAGCAACAATGGTGGCcaaccaccaacaacacccGGTGGGCCCAATTCCGCTTCGCTCGACAACTCTTCCACATCGTTACTGACGTGCAAACCGAAACCAATCAAAGCGGGTGCGATTGGCAACAGTACTACTActgttactactactactactgctactactactggcGGAAGTAACACCGCTGGTTCCGGTGCAGATAGCAATGGCAGCTGTGGTGGCAACAACAGCGTAACTGCTGGAAATGGGGCCAGCGGACAGGGCGGTACCATGTACCAGCATCATCACGCGCATcctcaccatcaccaccaccatccgatCGGGTACGCGTACAGCAGTCCGAAGAACCCGGTTGGTGTTTCACCATTCCAGCCAACAGGTAAGCTCTAGTGTGATATGGAGGATGTAGGTAGGCGGCACTGGAATGAATTCACTATTCCTCATTTCCATCTTTTAGGAGGAGCATTTAAAACGATGCCACAAAGTCCGAAAACCCTGGGCAAGCAGGATCATCCATCGTATTTGCTCTCGCCAGCGCCATCAACGCCGACGGCGTCCACAATTAAGATGGAACCGGCAGAAAATCtaaccaccagcagcagcaacggcggTACCACCCGTAGCAATGTCGATACCATCTTCAACTTCTCATCCGCTGCCATAAAGGAACAacatctgcagcagcagcagcagcagccaaactCGCTGTACCACGGTGGGaacgatcagcagcagcagcacaaattTCTACTGGccgttagcagcagcagcagcagcagtgtggcaGAGCCATTGTCGGGCGCGGCGGCCGCAAACTCAACGTTGACCGTTACACcgccgagcagcagctgctcctcGGAGGGTGGGGCAAGTAGcctcagcaacagcagcaccaaatGTAAATCGCTGTTAGAGTTTAATCCCACCATTTGTTACACGATCTCGAACGTTAACGGTAGCCATGCGACCGCCAGTAGCAATGCAAACCATAAGCCTAGTACTAACGCAATAGTGATGAGCATGAAGCAAGGTAAACTAATCATGGATGTTGTGAACACTGCTACCAGTACttgtactactactattaccaCTAACACCGCTAGTGCTAACGAACCTACTAATCATCATCACAAACTGAGCCGTACAGATACCACTACCGAAAGCAATCATCATCCAACTTCTTCTCATCTAGATGTTGTTCACCATTCTAACCATCAGCTTTCATCATCCACGACACATTGCATAAATAATACAGCTAATCGCTCTTCTACTTCCGATGTTGTCATCATGAATGCCATTACTAATAGTATCGCTActagtaccaccaccaccaccactactactatcACTAACTCTACTACAAATTCCGCTACCGTTAAGCCTTCCTGTCCGATTGATGTTGTACATAGCGATAAGATCTCTTCTTCatctaccaccatcaccacaaaCACCGTCGCTCATGCCGCGAAAAAAACGTTGAATGTTGTGAATGTTGTAAATGTGACAGCAAATGCATGTGCGGCGGGCCCGCCACCGCCTGCGacgtccaccagcagcaatgGGGCAGCGTTGATGAACGCCGCGGGAACGCCTGCGCAGGGAAGTAGCGATGGTGGTAGTGCCGCCACTACCCCTCCTACCACCGCCTTTATCATCAACACGTCCAGCGGTGGTGGCAGTGCCATTCTACGCCCTGTCCAGCCAGCGATGTCAATGATTGCGAAAAtggcaaacacaacaacacaccaacCACCAAAGCAGCCCCGTTCGGATGCCGATGCACCGGTCACCGGTTTGCAGCCTTCGGTCGTATACGAAACGATTCTGGTCGAACGTCCAGCGCAAGTGAAACACCAGGGATCGACCTTCACGACCGTTCCATTTAACGGTGCTTCATCGACAGTGATGCCGCTAGCCACGAATGGATTGATGTTAGCGTCCGCTTCTACCGCTGGCGGCAACACGCTGAGCAGTGCGGCGTTACCGAGTGGAAGCATTATCGTATTATCTCAAGCATCGCTGAACGAACTTCTGTTGCATGGTTCTTGCACAACGGCAGCACAGcatcaactacaacaacaacaacagctccaTAACGAAactaacagcaacaacacagaGCTAATAGCGGCAGCGAACAACAGAGATAACTCCAAAAAGCTACTACTAACAGCTGGTGGAGGCACTGCGACAATCACTAATCTCATCAGTTCAATCACAAACACCTCAACTATGCCCTTCTCTTCCACCCCTTCCCTCCCATCCTCGTGTAATAGCGGTAGTGTAGTCAATGGGAATATCTGTACCACTAGCATCCCCATCAGCTCTTCCCTCAATGTGACTAATTGTATCGTTGTGCCTGATCATACTTCCTTCACTACCACCTCTtctactacttctactactactgtcACCACCTGTGCGACTACCATTGAACCATCCAGCACTACTAACAGTGCGGCAAAATTGTTAACATATACCATAAGCAAAAAAGGCATCACCACTGCTacctcttcctcctccacctTCCCCTCCACCGATCATCGTGCTCCTCTTCAGTCCAGCACCTCCGACCCGTCCTACATCAACATCATTGCCAccacttccaccaccaccaccaccaccactaccacttcTACTGTCCCCACAAACAATTCAACCATCatgaacaacagcagcaacacgaaACAGACGATTATAATGATCAATCAAACAACTTCAACAGTTCTACCGGTGCCATCATCCTCCGCACCGTCgtccgttgctgcattgcccACATCGCTGACGATGTCCTCGGTTGCATCGTTACatccgctgcagcagcaccatcagcagcagcaccagcaccagggcGTTGGCGCTACTGGCGGGTTCTCGATGCTGTCCACCATCAGCTCGggtagcggcggcggcggtggtggtgtactgGCAAACACCGTCACCACCAACGCGAACAGTGCCACTGACCTGACGACGGTACTGCCAgcggcgagcagcagcagcagcaccacgacAACCATCCTTGCATCCGCCGCCAACCAGCGTCTACCGGGCCGGCAGAAGCTGATGCTGTGTCCACAGGTAAGCAAGCAGCAGAGTATTTTCCCGTGCGCTTGTTATTTATACAGTAGGAAGCTTCTGGCTGGCTGGGGCTGGCTCTCCTTTACCAGATCAGCTGGCTTCAATTGGATTTTTCTCGCTAGTAAATCATTTTTCAGTAGAGTTGACACTAGATTTATTGCTATCACCACACTGCATCATAGTTTCATTCATCTCATCTCATCTGCAAACCCACGATTCGACTCCTCCTTTTTTCCCACGTGCCACCAAATCCCTATTCCAGCCGATCCATTTGCCATCAACCTCTACTGAATTCCCTCCGttgctcaaaaaaaaaagacttccCAAGATGTCCCACACACCTCtcaaaatgattcaaaatcaACACTGGCTCTGTTGGACGATGTGTTTTATCGCTGGATTGGCGCATTATttggcaaacaacaaacagtcAACCATCATTTCGCGCGTCGAGCCGTAGTTTAACCCATCCAATTCCTGTTTCTCCTGCcttcttctccccccccccaccactggaatgttttagattttttcttaGGTATACCCGAAGGCACAATTTCTCCCCTCAAAATTGATTATCTCTGTAGCTACGTAGTATCTTTTACCGCATGCAATGTGCGCTTCCGAAGCAcgcactacacacacatacacacatagacGCTCCCCGTGTGGATGATGCTTAGATATTTAgtccttttgtttttgagtttcTTGCGTAGCTTTTAGTGGAGCGCTGATGAACGGGGTGCTACTCCCTGTAGGTTTCTCTATTAATTCACTGTTCAAAAGCACCGTGTTCTTCTTACGTTGTCGATATAGTTAATTCACATTTTGCCCCGTTTCGATTCTTCTGATTTCAACCGAATTGTTGCTTCTCGATGCTGCAGTATACCGTTTGTTAAGTAGTTTGTTAAGTAATGGTGCGTGCGAATTGCTACCGCTTGattgctcttttttctttttcggctCCGTTGAGCCTTTCCCCCACAGTCTCTCAAGCTCCTTtaaagtattgttttttttttttcgctttttggtTGTACTACTAGCCTAGCCTCCTGTGACTAACGGTTCTTCCAACTGACacatacttacttacttcTCTCAATTCCAGTTTGCCCTAGTCCTTCCCGATCACCAACAGTTTACGCTGACCGATCGCTCTAAGATTTCGTTCGCGAATCTTGCCACGGCGACCATTAAACCGGCCCAGGGCAACACTATCTTTGCCGCTGTCCCCTCCCcctcgtcctcctccgcaTCCCCTTCCTCTTCGTCTACCACCACCGTCGCATTTGCACTAACACCGTCGCCATCCTGTTCCGCATCCGCTACTACTATCACTGGCGCATTGCGGCCAGCCGGCAGCAACGGAACCATCCAGCCGCCGACGGTGGCACACGTGAAACTAACCAACATCCTTCCGACAACAGTAACACCACCTACTTCATCATCCACCTTTTCATCATGTTCCAACACCTTCACCACCACAtcacattcttcttcttcttggtcgtcgtcgtcgtcctcggcgtcgtcggcgtcgtcgtcgtcgagtGTGCTAATCAAAACGCAGTCGGCAACGGGCGCAATCGTGCCGAATGGTATTGGGGCCACCAACGCtgccggtggcggtggcattggtggtggtggtggtactactactacgatTAACGCGTCCATTCCCGTACAATATTTGATCCAAGGCAAAATACCGAATCTTCTCATCTCCACAACACAGGGCTACCCGGCACAGATTCAGCAGTCGCCGCATCACCatccgcagcagcagtacgccACGATCAAGCAGGAACCGCCGGAATCGCCCGGCGCGAAACACTTGCTACCGGTAACGCCCACA contains:
- the LOC120893979 gene encoding putative transcription factor capicua isoform X3; amino-acid sequence: MIPQKQPPPASSSASSSSSSPSHCQQSVNASVTVAHSNSSSMTTTVVAVSTGPGTAATVGPSSGTTTTVAAASSAASEKPVTQNATPRQHPKKRKFDLAELEEMESHRPVPPPPLPVPPAATPALSPPGGSNGAKQATTQPMDTGGGGGGEDDREAGNRGVLYEQSAVASPHASSTGNIAVFKNGEPEENGSFGAYHHQQQQQHHHHHYGATNGSFGREGDSPGNHHATDVRTGNSISTYDAPVHHSDRSHREPVDSRERIVMNSVSHRSQPSSSPSQGPQPASSPASNGATVVHNAHQHHRGSPGAMINLTSVPTTATLLTMVPAGGKAHQLQQQQRSSLYPHQLHQHQQLASGRQSPGMMIAASSSISSNTNSSTSSINKCSSSNNGATLTSSPSPSSSSSSSTIATMNRSQSYTISTITLQPQPTASTAASPSPGAIESSSQLHQQQQQHPAIGHNRQILLAVDPATIRHHQQQQQQQQQILRLQPSSATPEAYYVSSKKLHTMPSYGSPGSYKPSPTPPSAVSSGNATSTPSPVHHHSGPTSFSMPQQHHYQHQQPGQHSQQQQQQQQQQFRQQSPPAPPPSSSSSTTAQLEPVQLSAASGQQQQQQYSTAPVAPASPLIDLSEWINHRVLARRKDVYDSGRIRATAAPGTVVIGFDAPEGSHQTYEGVLDDVHRQQDIIDDVCPALADLQPGVRVCVRATCVHPHPVTSNGGDVFVEGIVKEVHGNKKQFSVQIAGGSIADKQELRIVKRVDMRLLKPPWWDELEDALDSYSGGHTVSAVDCGSSRRNTLDHHHHRSHEGDSSTGKLQQQQPPAIVSYVLATSTNSEHHLHGSGAGTAGQQQPAGTAATIIYTSGAPYKNSISITQGRGVASAGLRYDPSLGAAAAAAAGTSDQQQLKQQLHVPLQLQHVLPSAGAGSGEEQQHHYRSAATSPFQSVQLTIGSAATDHRDRDGVETAHYTTAAGAGAHARSHSLHHVSHPVQVGMSPAPAHSSSSSSNSNTIGSGASSASVSGGGVAGGGPPSSSVLRTLSPDDLRIANRSYDNESDDEVRSSFPMEGEAEKYSGSSKRSSMQSRGSTSSLLDQRSTPRSQPATPRSQAATPHRFKKGDVVSTPTGIRKKFNGKQWRRLCSNETCSKESQRRGYCSRHLSQKGSNALRSSTSSVTNHFNSSRSSSKTQLDEETSRDSETSPHYRVAGRFDQDETDAANMLVSLSSSRSATPSNSFSSPTGHGSSPLATQSPVMIGNRQNLFLPIGSPAPSNDPHGSIGSGGSNKYKTNTPSPSPAHVIGGGIGIVGSGGPAGSGHHHQLIRPESLRPTQPASSGAGAAPPPTGHATSVIRMSPLYSQHSAHPSAIYASYPVHVAGGGGSSSAAQTINASSQQQTVSVEAVSSNGVAQHQQQQQHHQQPSQHQQQLHQQQQELQQQQEPQEQPHALVTTSRSQPISGPAQHVAQSASPAALHHHTIIQQQQQQQQQQLSQTTSQQQHTVLLTSQHQQSLTVPKNGISTGSTYQWHALLPIINSPSAIAKSNLHPHHQHHHYAHMAHSQAYGPAAAAANTAAGPPSSAATTAAVASQQPSPIGSSSATTAKPSSAGASSMVIVPSKVYSPTPPPPQSAAGEEMVSIDDDDQGDDDVFEAEPVKTAVPSTKNSTAQGGAGEQTSNRYAAGNGNNGSGGGGAGSHQLLRGMDIEAPVTVTNSKTSSAESAESIAKRRTQSCSAALQAAAAAANGGSSGGAGGGGSGSGTPKEPQSPLSNKKDAKIRRPMNAFMIFSKRHRALVHQKHPNQDNRTVSKILGEWWYALKPEEKTKYHELASEVKEAHFKAHPEWKWCSKDRRKSSSSAKEGMVGGGVPASGSGPGGLASAGGNSGRGRMDSFDGNDSFDERSPKTPSDVAMPSVGGGTSTGGGNGSQANDIIPLTVAPYNTIDETPEPASGVMMMLPPTTTANHGSVASCNTGSQHNPEPMVVDAASRSSSPSHQRYAEPEGREKNDERMDISITDEQMDEGGDVAEDDQPMTIADDESVPRKAPPSAQSSNDVAELDLKCAEKVSQSTVSNDYHHGSNGDVATDYSIKTLTTAGSNNGGQPPTTPGGPNSASLDNSSTSLLTCKPKPIKAGAIGNSTTTVTTTTTATTTGGSNTAGSGADSNGSCGGNNSVTAGNGASGQGGTMYQHHHAHPHHHHHHPIGYAYSSPKNPVGVSPFQPTGGAFKTMPQSPKTLGKQDHPSYLLSPAPSTPTASTIKMEPAENLTTSSSNGGTTRSNVDTIFNFSSAAIKEQHLQQQQQQPNSLYHGGNDQQQQHKFLLAVSSSSSSSVAEPLSGAAAANSTLTVTPPSSSCSSEGGASSLSNSSTKCKSLLEFNPTICYTISNVNGSHATASSNANHKPSTNAIVMSMKQVLPVPSSSAPSSVAALPTSLTMSSVASLHPLQQHHQQQHQHQGVGATGGFSMLSTISSGSGGGGGGVLANTVTTNANSATDLTTVLPAASSSSSTTTTILASAANQRLPGRQKLMLCPQFALVLPDHQQFTLTDRSKISFANLATATIKPAQGNTIFAAVPSPSSSSASPSSSSTTTVAFALTPSPSCSASATTITGALRPAGSNGTIQPPTVAHVKLTNILPTTVTPPTSSSTFSSCSNTFTTTSHSSSSWSSSSSSASSASSSSSVLIKTQSATGAIVPNGIGATNAAGGGGIGGGGGTTTTINASIPVQYLIQGKIPNLLISTTQGYPAQIQQSPHHHPQQQYATIKQEPPESPGAKHLLPVTPTSNTAGSVYGSNSNSGGGGGSTVPSTGGSSGNERDASNEEEDMEEEYGEGGDGGTADAAAAAESKQFILAPTPAQLGRAPLQRRQMSSGGCNSNSNSNSGMLQSEQQQSAGSNNGSITQQQQQQQTPMEDDGGDETANTSNEQNSHHAHHQHHQHASMPSALPTPTSASMEDYHSQISPSTAKKAFFRKAKPDDMDNVLRQVDFEKKFKTLPQFKPEDCHSPSAIMASSPRVFTQNYRKKQTTTHKTLVPDEDQHNNLHSDGSAPPLSSTATPSSSYVIGNRFFGPDFNMEQYKEMSAEMGRGAVGTGAGMGGGPGVDDRSPRTPKTPSQRSVNSAEEKGHRKILEQRRNLVVQLFNEHGMFPSTHATNSFQLAHSDIFPNKQSLQLKIREVRQKSMAQQPGFTPQSAGPITPTEISGGQSDSNQQHSLLHQQQQQQQHTQQTQLHHQQQQQEHSIN